A genomic stretch from Physeter macrocephalus isolate SW-GA chromosome 12, ASM283717v5, whole genome shotgun sequence includes:
- the LOC102989558 gene encoding 60S ribosomal protein L21-like — protein MTNTKGKRRGTCYMFSRPFRKHGVVPLATYMRIYRKGDIVDIKGMGTVQKGMPHKCYHGKTGRVYNVTQHAVGVIVNKQVKGKILAKRINVRIEHIKHSKSWESFLKQVQVKENDQKKKEAKEKGTWFQLKCQPAPPREAHFVRTHGKEPELLEPIPYEFMA, from the coding sequence ATGACCaacacaaagggaaagaggaggggcacCTGCTACATGTTCTCTAGGCCTTTTAGAAAACATGGAGTTGTTCCTTTGGCCACATACATGCGAATCTACAGGAAAGGTGATATTGTAGATATCAAGGGAATGGGCACTGTTCAAAAAGGAATGCCCCACAAATGTTACCATGGCAAAACTGGGAGAGTCTACAACGTTACCCAGCATGCCGTTGGCGTCATTGTAAACAAACAAGTTAAGGGCAAGATTCTTGCCAAGAGAATTAATGTGCGTATCGAGCATATTAAGCACTCTAAGAGCTGGGAGAGCTTCCTGAAACAGGTACAGGTGaaggaaaatgatcagaaaaagaaggaagccaaaGAGAAAGGTACTTGGTTTCAGCTGAAGTGCCAGCCTGCTCCACCCAGAGAAGCACACTTCGTGAGAACCCATGGAAAGGAGCCTGAACTGTTGGAGCCCATTCCCTATGAATTCATGGCATGA